In one Alnus glutinosa chromosome 14, dhAlnGlut1.1, whole genome shotgun sequence genomic region, the following are encoded:
- the LOC133857536 gene encoding cytochrome b5, seed isoform-like, translated as MGGERKVYTLPEVSEHDSPKDCWLVIDGKVYNVTKFLEDHPGGDDVLLSATGKDATNDFEDVGHSSSARAMMDEFYVGDIDSSTIPTKVKYTPPKQPHYNPDKTPQFIIKVLQFLVPIIILGLAVGIRFYTKSA; from the exons ATGGGTGGAGAGCGCAAGGTCTACACTCTACCTGAGGTTTCTGAGCACGACAGCCCCAAGGACTGCTGGCTTGTCATTGACGGCAAG GTATATAATGTGACAAAGTTCTTGGAGGACCATCCTGGTGGTGATGATGTCTTGTTGTCTGCAACAG GAAAGGATGCAACTAATGATTTTGAGGATGTTGGCCACAGTAGCAGTGCAAGAGCCATGATGGACGAATTCTACGTAGGAGATATTGATTCATCAACCATCCCCACCAAGGTCAAGTACACTCCTCCCAAACAGCCTCACTACAATCCGGATAAGACGCCGCAGTTTATTATCAAGGTCCTCCAGTTTCTAGTTCCCATTAtaatcttgggtttggctgttGGCATTCGCTTCTATACCAAATCTGCATAA
- the LOC133858071 gene encoding BTB/POZ domain-containing protein At5g48800, with protein sequence MDRSDKQQQQLSLAKCARQRCNEEWIFRDVPSDITIEVSGGTFHLHKFPLVSRSGRIRKLVAEHRDSDISRVELLNLPGGAESFELAAKFCYGINFEITSMNVAQLCCVSDYLEMTEEFSKDNLNSRAEEYLESIVCKNLEICVEVLQQCENLLPLADELKIVSRCIDAIASKACAEQIASSFSRLEYSSSGRLNMNRQTKRDEDWWIEDISVLRIDLYQRVMTAMKCRGVRPESIGASLVGYAQKELTKKSSLWNPSSQTKADFLSGSNGHEKLVVETIVSLLPVEKLAVPITFLFGLLRSAVMLDCTVACRLDLERRIGSQLDIATLDDLLIPSFRNAGDTLFDVDTVHRILVNFSQQDDSEDDMEDASVFESDSPHSPSQSALFKVAKLVDNYLAEIAPDANLKLAKFMVIAEALPTHARTVHDGLYRAIDIYLKAHQSLSDFDRKKLCKMIDFQKLSQEAGAHAAQNERLPLQSIVQVLYFEQIRLRNSLSCSYGDEDHKPIHQSWRISSGALSAAMSPRDNYASLRRENRELKLELARLRMRLNDLEKEHVCMKRDMEKSNSRKFMSSFSKKIGKLSFFGHSSSRGSSSPSKYSHRTDSKVIERTCASTE encoded by the exons TTCCCTCTTGTCTCTCGAAGTGGGCGAATCCGAAAATTAGTTGCAGAACATAGGGATTCTGATATCTCAAGGGTGGAGCTTCTTAATTTACCAGGAGGTGCAGAGTCCTTTGAGTTGGCAGCAAAATTCTGTTATGGAATCAACTTCGAAATAACATCTATGAATGTTGCTCAGCTGTGCTGTGTTTCTGATTACCTAGAAATGACTGAAGAGTTTTCAAAAGATAATCTTAATTCCCGTGCTGAAGAATATCTTGAGAGTATTGTTTGCAAAAACCTTGAAATATGTGTTGAGGTTTTGCAACAATGTGAAAACTTACTCCCTCTTGCAGATGAGCTGAAAATAGTTAGCCGTTGCATAGATGCAATAGCCTCAAAGGCTTGTGCAGAGCAAATTGCTTCAAGCTTCTCACGCTTAGAGTACAGCAGCTCAGGAAGGCTTAACATGAACAGGCAAACCAAGCGTGATGAGGACTGGTGGATAGAAGATATATCTGTTCTGCGGATTGACTTGTATCAAAGAGTCATGACGGCAATGAAGTGTCGTGGGGTCCGTCCCGAGAGTATTGGTGCATCCCTAGTTGGTTATGCCCAGAAAGAGTTGACAAAGAAATCCAGCTTATGGAATCCATCTAGCCAGACCAAAGCTGATTTTCTTTCAGGTTCAAATGGGCATGAAAAACTGGTGGTTGAGACAATTGTCAGCCTCTTACCCGTTGAGAAACTTGCTGTTCCAATCACATTCCTTTTTGGTCTTTTGCGAAGTGCAGTTATGCTTGATTGTACAGTTGCTTGTAGGCTTGATCTGGAGAGGAGGATTGGGTCCCAGTTGGATATTGCTACTCTTGATGATCTTCTGATACCTTCTTTTAGGAATGCAGGCGATACTTTATTTGATGTTGATACAGTTCATAGAATTTTGGTAAATTTCTCACAGCAAGATGATAGTGAAGATGATATGGAAGATGCCTCTGTTTTTGAATCTGATAGTCCTCATTCACCTTCCCAATCTGCATTGTTCAAAGTTGCAAAATTAGTGGATAATTACCTTGCCGAAATTGCTCCTGACGCAAATCTCAAGCTTGCTAAGTTCATGGTCATCGCAGAGGCTTTGCCGACACATGCACGCACCGTTCATGATGGCTTGTATCGAGCCATTGATATTTACCTGAAG GCACATCAAAGTTTATCAGATTTTGACAGGAAGAAGCTATGCAAAATGATTGATTTCCAAAAGCTCTCTCAGGAAGCTGGTGCACATGCTGCACAAAATGAGCGCCTCCCTCTCCAATCTATTGTACAAGTGCTCTACTTCGAGCAAATAAGGCTCCGGAATTCCTTGAGCTGTTCTTATGGAGATGAAGACCACAAGCCAATACACCAGTCATGGCGGATCAGCAGTGGTGCGCTAAGTGCAGCAATGTCTCCACGAGACAACTATGCATCATTGAGACGAGAAAATCGTGAGCTAAAACTTGAGCTAGCGAGGTTGCGGATGAGACTAAATGATCTGGAGAAAGAACATGTTTGTATGAAGAGGGATATGGAGAAGTCCAATTCTCGTAAGTTTATGAGTTCTTTCTCAAAGAAAATTGGTAAACTGAGCTTCTTTGGACATAGTTCTTCAAGGGGATCAAGTTCTCCATCAAAGTACTCGCATAGAACAGACTCTAAGGTTATTGAGAGAACATGTGCAAGCACAGAATAG